One part of the Tachysurus vachellii isolate PV-2020 chromosome 6, HZAU_Pvac_v1, whole genome shotgun sequence genome encodes these proteins:
- the smarca5 gene encoding SWI/SNF-related matrix-associated actin-dependent regulator of chromatin subfamily A member 5 produces MSETEGSVNKQREEEEEEGEVEQPGTTQDGASGSEEAAHDSAEQSSSPPAEQVKVEQPACYEEKVKTDRTNRFEYLLKQTEVFAHFIQPAAQKTPTSPLKMKPGRPRIKKDEKQNLLSAGDNRHRRTEQEEDEELLSESNKAANVCTRFDDSPSYVKSGKLRDYQVRGLNWLISLYENGINGILADEMGLGKTLQTISLLGYMKHYRNIPGPHMVLVPKSTLYNWMNEFKRWVPSLRAVCLIGDREERTAFIRDTLLPGEWDVCVTSYEMLIIERAVFKKFNWRYLVIDEAHRIKNEKSKLSEIVREFKTTNRLLLTGTPLQNNLHELWALLNFLLPDVFNSSEDFDAWFDTNNCLGDTELVERLHTVLRPFLLRRIKADVEKSLLPKKEVKMYVGLSKMQREWYTKILMKDIDILNSAGKMDKMRLLNVLMQLRKCCNHPYLFDGAEPGPPYTTDLHLVVNSGKMAVLDKLLPKLKEQGSRVLIFSQMTRMLDILEDYCMWRNYGYCRLDGQTPHEERQISINVFNEPNSPKFLFMLSTRAGGLGINLATADVVIIYDSDWNPQVDLQAMDRAHRIGQKKQVRVFRFITENTVEERIVERAEMKLRLDSIVIQQGRLVDPSMNKLGKDEMLSIIRHGATHVFASKESEITDEDIDVILERGEKKTMEMKEKMSTLGEGNLRNFTMDTENSVYNFEGEDYREKKKVINNWIEPPKRERKANYAVDAYFREALRVSEPKAPKAPRPPKQPNVQDFQFFPPRLFELLEKEILYYRKTIGYKVPRNPELPNAAQVQKEEQAKIDEAEPLNEEELEEKENLLSQGFTIWNKRDFNQFIKANEKWGRDDIENIAREVEGKTPEEVMEYSAVFWERCNELQDIEKIMAQIERGEARIQRRISIKKALDSKIGRYKAPFHQLRISYGTNKGKNYTEEEDRFLICMLHKLGFDKESVYDELRQCIRNSPQFRFDWFLKSRTAMELQRRCNTLITLIERENMELEEREKAEKKKRGPRNSSAQKRKQDGAPEGRGRKKKLKL; encoded by the exons aTGTCTGAGACGGAGGGAAGCGTCAACAAACAgcgggaagaagaagaagaagaaggtgaagtTGAGCAGCCCGGAACAACACAg GATGGTGCTTCAGGTTCTGAAGAAGCAGCGCACGACAGCGCCGAGCAGTCGTCTTCTCCTCCGGCTGAACAGGTGAAGGTGGAGCAGCCAGCGTGTTATGAAGAGAAAGTG AAAACAGACCGGACCAACAGATTTGAGTACCTGCTGAAGCAGACGGAGGTGTTTGCTCACTTTATTCAGCCTGCTGCTCAGAAGACCCCTACCTCTCCGCTGAAGATGAAGCCTGGCCGTCCTCGCATCAAAAAGGACGAGAAACAGAACCTGCTGTCTGCCGGGGA TAACCGTCACCGCCGCACCGAGcaggaggaggacgaggagcTGCTCAGCGAGAGCAATAAAGCTGCCAACGTGTGCACACGATTCGACGACTCTCCATCCT aTGTGAAATCAGGAAAACTCCGAGATTATCAGGTCCGTGGACTGAACTGGCTGATTTCGCTGTACGAGAACGGAATCAACGGCATCCTGGCTGATGAAATG GGTCTGGGAAAGACTTTACAGACTATTTCTCTCTTGGGCTACATGAAACACTACAGGAACATCCCCGGGCCTCACATGGTTCTGGTTCCCAAGTCCACGCTGTATAACTGGATGAACGAGTTTAAGCGCTGGGTTCCGTCACTCCGAGCTGTCTGCCTCATAGGAGATAGGGAAGAGAGG ACGGCTTTCATCCGCGACACGCTGTTGCCGGGAGAATGGGACGTGTGCGTGACTTCCTATGAAATGCTCATCATTGAGAGAGCCGTCTTTAAGAAGTTTAACTGGAGATACCTGGTGATCGACGAGGCCCATCGCATCAAGAACGAAAAATCAAAG ttgTCAGAAATTGTGCGCGAGTTCAAAACCACCAACCGGTTGCTGCTCACAGGAACCCCGCTTCAGAACAACCTTCACGAGCTGTGGGCTCTGCTTAACTTCCTCCTTCCTGACGTCTTCAACTCCTCCGAG GACTTTGATGCCTGGTTTGACACAAACAACTGTCTCGGAGACACAGAACTAGTTGAGCGTTTACACAcc GTATTAAGGCCTTTTCTGCTGAGACGTATCAAGGCTGATGTGGAGAAATCTCTGCTTCCTAAAAAAGAAGTTAAGATGTACGTCGGACTCAGCAAGATGCAGAGAGAATG GTACACTAAAATCCTGATGAAGGACATTGATATCCTGAACTCGGCAGGGAAGATGGATAAGATGCGTCTACTTAACGTACTGATGCAGCTCAGGAAGTGCTGTAATCACCCGTACTTGTTCGACGGCGCTGAGCCCGGCCCACCGTACACCACCGACCTTCATCTTGTAGTCAACAGCGGCAAGATGGCCGTCCTTGATAAACTGCTGCCCAAGCTGAAGGAACAAG GCTCTCGTGTGCTGATCTTCAGCCAGATGACCAGGATGCTGGACATTCTGGAAGACTACTGTATGTGGCGTAACTACGGTTACTGCCGCCTGGACGGACAAACACCTCATGAGGAGAGACAG ATCTCCATCAATGTTTTTAATGAGCCCAACAGCCCCAAGTTTCTCTTTATGCTGAGCACTAGGGCTGGTGGGCTGGGGATTAACCTGGCTACAGCTGACGTGGTCATTATTTATGACTCTGACTGGAATCCTCAAGTGGACCTGCAGGCCATG GACCGTGCTCACAGAATCGGTCAGAAGAAGCAAGTACGCGTGTTCCGCTTCATCACAGAGAACACCGTCGAGGAGAGGATCGTAGAACGCGCCGAAATGAAACTACGCTTAGACTCCATTGTTATCCAACAAG GTAGATTAGTCGATCCTAGCATGAACAAGCTGGGCAAAGACGAGATGTTGTCCATCATTCGGCACGGCGCTACTCACGTCTTTGCTTCTAAGGAGAGTGAAATTACTGACGAAGATATCGACGTCATCCTTGAGAGAGGCGAAAAGAAG ACCatggagatgaaggagaagatgtCCACACTTGGTGAAGGCAATCTGAGGAACTTCACCATGGACACAGAAAACAGCGTGTACAACTTCGAAGGTGAAGAttacagagagaagaaaaag gTCATCAATAACTGGATAGAACCACCGAAAAGAGAACGCAAAGCGAACTACGCCGTTGATGCCTACTTCAGGGAGGCCTTGCGTGTTAGTGAGCCCAAAGCACCAAAG GCTCCTCGGCCTCCAAAACAGCCCAACGTTCAAGACTTCCAGTTCTTCCCTCCTCGGCTTTTTGAGCTGCTCGAGAAGGAGATCTTGTACTACAGGAAAACTATTGGCTAtaag GTGCCGAGGAATCCTGAACTCCCCAATGCTGCTCAGGTGCAGAAGGAAGAGCAGGCGAAGATCGACGAAGCAGAGCCTCTAAATgaagaagagctggaggaaaagGAGAACCTCTTGTCGCAG GGCTTCACCATCTGGAACAAGCGGGATTTCAATCAGTTCATAAAGGCTAACGAGAAATGGGGAAGAGACGATATTGAGAACATCGCCCGTGAAGTGGAAGGCAAAACACCCGAAGAAGTCATGGAATATTCCG ctgtgttttGGGAGCGCTGCAATGAGCTGCAGGATATTGAGAAGATCATGGCTCAGATTGAGAGAGGTGAAGCCAGGATTCAGAGGAGGATCAGTATCAAGAAAGCACTGGACTCAAAG ATTGGACGTTACAAGGCACCATTCCACCAGCTGAGGATTTCTTACGGGACCAACAAGGGGAAGAACTACACCGAAGAGGAGGACCGATTCCTCATCTGCATGTTGCATAAGCTGGGCTTCGACAAGGAGAGCGTTTACGACGAGCTCCGCCAGTGTATTCGCAACTCGCCTCAGTTCCGCTTCGACTGGTTCCTCAAGTCTCGCACAGCTATG GAGTTACAGCGGAGATGTAATACACTGATCACTCTAATCGAGCGTGAGAACATGGAGCtggaagagagggagaaggcGGAGAAGAAGAAACGTGGACCTCGTAATTCTTca GCACAGAAACGTAAGCAGGACGGAGCACCGGAAGGTCGCGGTCGTAAGAAGAAGCTGAAGTTGTAA